The following proteins come from a genomic window of Pseudochaenichthys georgianus chromosome 19, fPseGeo1.2, whole genome shotgun sequence:
- the LOC117465254 gene encoding transmembrane protein 26-like, with amino-acid sequence MFFQFICAVLTRSLFLLLSLIGVWRVVWVKDHGLYWLLTGLCLPLVVEMILTLKRRRGKDYKWFSPAIFLFLVSIIPSLWILELHHQENKSTDSRCEKLDSTENIKSIFKLQVSSGNMTLKEMFSMLTSVCANDWILALHQILLILLIIGKWLLPAAGELTRDQLSQLLLIFVGTAADILEFTSETLTDMKDSSPAMVYIILGVWTWSMLQFPLHLSVMAGSSDQASEPAPSLLSNLRTDIWSTVEALLIQDGPFLVVRLTVMIYFNVVHQMLIFFAIKNLLVVLLNIYRLAVLTCDRSS; translated from the exons ATGTTCTTCCAGTTCATCTGTGCTGTGCTGACCAGGTCTCTGTTTCTCCTGCTCTCCCTCATAGGGGTGTGGAGGGTGGTGTGGGTGAAGGACCATGGCCTCTACTGGCTCCTCACCGGCCTCTGCCTGCCTCTGGTGGTGGAGATGATCCTGACTCTGAAGAGGAGACGGGGAAAAGATTACAAATG GTTTTCTCCTGCTATCTTCCTCTTTCTCGTCAGTATCATCCCGTCATTATGGATTTTGGAGCTCCACCACCAAGAGAACAAGTCCACTGACTCCAGG TGTGAAAAACTGGACTCTACCGAAAATAtcaagagtatttttaaacttcaggtAAGT TCGGGGAATATGACTCTAAAAGAA ATGTTTTCTATGTTA ACCTCAGTTTGTGCCAACGACTGGATCCTGGCTCTGCACCAAATCCTGCTCATCCTACTGATCATAGGGAAGTGGCTGCTGCCGGCCGCTGGAGAGCTGACCAGAGACCAGCTCTCCCAGTTACTGCTCATCTTCGTGGGCACCGCCGCCGACATACTGGAGTTCACCTCGGAAACACTGACCGACATGAA ggACTCCAGTCCAGCCATGGTGTACATTATTCTGGGTGTGTGGACGTGGAGCATGCTGCAGTTTCCACTCCATCTCTCAG TGATGGCGGGTTCCTCAGACCAGGCCTCGGAGCCcgccccctccctcctctccaacCTCCGGACTGATATCTGGAGCACTGTAGAGGCTCTGCTGATCCAGGACGGGCCCTTCTTGGTGGTCCGCCTCACCGTTATGATCTACTTCAATGTGGTTCACCAGATGCTGATCTTCTTTGCTATTAAGAACCTCCTGGTGGTCCTACTCAACATCTACCGGCTGGCCGTACTCACATGTGACCGGAGTTCCTGA